A portion of the Microlunatus phosphovorus NM-1 genome contains these proteins:
- the aroQ gene encoding type II 3-dehydroquinate dehydratase: protein MSILLVNGPNLNLLGTREPGIYGAATLADVEAAAVAQGEAAGHRVDCFQSNHEGAIVDRIHAARTDGTQFVVINPGAYTHTSVAIRDAFAGVSIPFCEVHISNVHKREAFRHHSYLSDIAVGVMAGFGVQGYTLALEFVIAQLEQAKTA from the coding sequence ATGTCCATCCTGCTCGTCAATGGCCCCAATCTGAACCTGCTCGGGACCCGTGAGCCGGGCATCTATGGTGCCGCGACGCTGGCCGATGTCGAGGCGGCCGCGGTCGCCCAGGGCGAGGCCGCGGGTCACCGGGTGGACTGCTTCCAGAGCAATCACGAGGGCGCCATCGTGGATCGCATCCACGCCGCACGCACCGACGGCACCCAGTTCGTGGTGATCAATCCGGGCGCCTACACCCACACCAGCGTGGCGATCCGGGACGCCTTCGCCGGGGTCTCGATCCCGTTCTGCGAGGTGCACATCTCCAACGTGCACAAGCGTGAGGCCTTCCGCCATCACTCGTACCTCTCCGACATCGCGGTCGGCGTGATGGCCGGTTTCGGCGTGCAGGGCTACACCCTGGCGCTGGAGTTCGTCATCGCTCAACTGGAGCAGGCCAAGACCGCGTAG
- the trpB gene encoding tryptophan synthase subunit beta, which yields MVTQVLPDSTGHFDQFGGKFVPEALYAALRQLEAEFHAAQADPAFAAELTKLLTDYTGRPSPITEAPRFAAHAVGESGVAPTIVLKREDLNHTGSHKINNVLGQALLTKRMGKTRVIAETGAGQHGVATATAAALFGLECTVYMGRVDTERQALNVARMRLLGADVIAVESGSQTLKDAMNDAMRDWVSTVDHTHYLIGTVAGPHPFPLLVREFQRIISTEARAQLLDRYDRLPDAVAACVGGGSNALGIFADFIPDAEVALYGFEAGGDGVETGKHAATISAGSVGVLHGMRTYVLQDDDGQTKESHSISAGLDYPGVGPEHSWLAYTGRAHYEAITDAEAMEALALLTRTEGILPAIESAHALAGAIKLGKRLPLRADGTPPLILVSLSGRGDKDVDTAIRWFNIDTSGTPSTAGETR from the coding sequence GTGGTTACCCAGGTCCTGCCCGACTCGACCGGTCATTTCGACCAGTTCGGCGGCAAGTTCGTCCCCGAAGCGCTCTACGCCGCCCTGCGACAGCTGGAGGCGGAGTTCCATGCCGCCCAGGCCGACCCGGCCTTCGCCGCGGAGCTGACCAAGCTGCTCACCGACTACACCGGTCGGCCGAGCCCCATCACCGAGGCGCCCCGGTTCGCCGCGCACGCCGTGGGGGAGTCGGGCGTCGCGCCGACCATCGTGCTGAAACGGGAGGATCTCAACCACACCGGTTCCCACAAGATCAACAACGTGCTCGGGCAGGCGCTGTTGACCAAGCGGATGGGCAAGACCCGGGTGATCGCCGAGACCGGTGCCGGTCAGCACGGGGTCGCGACCGCGACCGCCGCGGCGCTGTTCGGGCTGGAGTGCACCGTCTACATGGGCCGCGTCGACACCGAGCGGCAGGCGCTCAACGTCGCCCGGATGCGGCTGCTCGGCGCGGACGTGATCGCGGTCGAGTCCGGTTCGCAGACGCTCAAGGACGCGATGAACGACGCGATGCGGGACTGGGTCTCCACCGTCGACCACACCCACTATCTGATCGGCACCGTCGCCGGCCCGCACCCGTTCCCGCTGCTGGTTCGGGAGTTCCAGCGGATCATCTCGACCGAGGCCCGTGCCCAGTTGTTGGACCGCTACGACCGGCTGCCGGACGCGGTCGCGGCCTGCGTCGGCGGCGGCTCCAATGCGCTCGGCATCTTCGCCGACTTCATTCCCGACGCCGAGGTCGCCCTGTACGGCTTCGAGGCCGGCGGCGACGGGGTGGAGACCGGCAAGCATGCCGCCACCATCTCGGCCGGCTCGGTCGGCGTGCTGCACGGGATGCGGACCTACGTGTTGCAGGACGACGACGGCCAGACCAAGGAGTCGCACTCCATCTCAGCTGGTCTGGACTATCCCGGGGTCGGCCCCGAGCACTCCTGGCTGGCCTACACCGGCCGGGCGCACTACGAGGCGATCACCGATGCCGAGGCGATGGAAGCTCTGGCGCTGCTGACCCGCACTGAGGGGATCCTGCCGGCGATCGAGTCGGCTCATGCGCTGGCGGGGGCGATCAAGCTGGGCAAGCGGCTGCCGCTCCGGGCCGATGGCACGCCGCCCCTGATCCTGGTCAGCCTGTCCGGCCGTGGCGACAAAGACGTGGACACGGCGATCAGGTGGTTCAACATCGACACCTCCGGCACGCCGAGCACCGCGGGGGAGACCCGATGA
- a CDS encoding citryl-CoA lyase has translation MSDPLGDDALVEAAERWWSTDIIDIHPGYIGVRGFPIEQLIGRLSFPQMIWLMLRGEVPTAEQGALLEAALVASVDHGPQAPSISISRMSVTCGLPLNGAMASAINVLDDVHGGAGQQCMELYAEIDQALVKAGYGEGATLDHDQTVRLATEVWAGWKERGIRYAPGFGHRFHPLDPRAPRLLGLVDDQAAAGAVSGRFAAIGRAVEDSISAGRSRRVPMNIDGATAVIYSELGFEPALGRGIFILSRSVGILAHAWEQTQQGGRIKGPMPPQIPYNYTGIKHRDLEPNA, from the coding sequence GTGAGCGATCCCCTGGGCGACGATGCCCTGGTCGAGGCCGCCGAGCGCTGGTGGAGCACCGACATCATCGACATCCACCCCGGCTACATCGGGGTGCGCGGGTTTCCGATCGAGCAGCTGATCGGCCGGCTCAGCTTCCCGCAGATGATCTGGCTGATGCTGCGCGGCGAGGTGCCGACCGCCGAGCAGGGCGCCTTGCTGGAGGCGGCGCTGGTCGCTTCGGTGGATCACGGTCCGCAGGCTCCGTCGATCTCGATCAGCCGGATGTCGGTGACCTGCGGGTTGCCGCTGAACGGTGCGATGGCCTCGGCGATCAACGTGCTGGACGATGTGCACGGCGGCGCGGGTCAGCAGTGCATGGAGCTGTACGCAGAGATCGACCAGGCGCTCGTCAAGGCCGGCTACGGCGAGGGCGCCACCCTCGATCATGACCAGACGGTACGCCTCGCCACCGAGGTCTGGGCAGGTTGGAAGGAGCGGGGCATCCGGTACGCACCGGGCTTCGGCCACCGGTTCCACCCGCTCGACCCGCGCGCTCCGCGGCTGCTCGGGCTGGTCGACGACCAGGCCGCCGCCGGTGCGGTGAGCGGTCGCTTCGCCGCCATCGGCCGGGCGGTGGAGGACTCGATCAGCGCCGGCCGGAGCCGCCGGGTGCCGATGAACATCGACGGTGCCACCGCGGTCATCTATTCCGAGCTCGGCTTCGAGCCTGCCCTCGGCCGCGGCATCTTCATCCTCTCCCGCTCGGTCGGGATCCTCGCCCACGCCTGGGAACAGACCCAGCAAGGCGGCCGGATCAAGGGCCCGATGCCGCCGCAGATCCCGTACAACTACACCGGCATCAAGCACCGTGACCTCGAACCGAATGCCTGA
- a CDS encoding aldehyde dehydrogenase family protein: MAAAPSQPKPLRPEQEVELAELIAKARAAQQIIETYDQARVDRLCQAIAWAVANKTTFTRLVAEGIEESGLGDPVSRMGKRMKIRGVLRDALRQPSVGIIEEDEAKGLVKYGKPVGLIGCIVPTTNPDLTPAGNAIYAIKARDVVIFSPHPRSKKTTFETVRLMREALEAEGAPADILQCITQPSVAMSQALMAASDLVIATGGQPMVRAAYSSGTPAYGVGAGNSTMIIDETADVDIAARNSRISKTSDFGSGCSADGNLIIHESIWDQMIESLQSEGGYLAEGDERNALERVMWDDEAHRLPDTVAIAPAKLAAAAGFEVPESTTFIFVKGDGIGDDHPFSREKLTTLLTVHRYEGEFENALDAMRAVYEVGGKGHSCGIYTHDDDHIHRLGLAAPVSRIMVRQPQSKANAGAFNNGMPMTSSMGCGTWGGNVTSENVHLKHYLNTTWVARPIPEDKPSDEELFGDFYDAALEQ, encoded by the coding sequence ATGGCAGCAGCGCCGAGCCAGCCGAAACCGCTACGCCCCGAGCAGGAGGTGGAGCTGGCTGAGCTCATTGCCAAGGCGCGAGCTGCGCAGCAGATCATCGAGACCTACGACCAGGCACGGGTCGACCGATTGTGTCAGGCGATCGCCTGGGCCGTGGCGAACAAGACCACCTTCACCCGGCTGGTCGCCGAGGGCATCGAGGAGTCCGGGCTGGGCGATCCGGTCAGCCGGATGGGCAAGCGGATGAAGATCCGTGGCGTGCTGCGCGATGCGCTGCGCCAGCCGAGCGTCGGCATCATCGAGGAAGACGAGGCCAAGGGTCTGGTCAAGTACGGCAAGCCGGTCGGCCTGATCGGCTGCATCGTGCCGACCACCAACCCCGACCTGACCCCGGCCGGCAACGCCATCTACGCGATCAAGGCGCGCGACGTGGTGATCTTCTCCCCGCATCCGCGGTCCAAGAAGACCACCTTCGAAACCGTCCGGCTGATGCGCGAGGCGCTGGAGGCCGAGGGTGCGCCCGCCGACATCCTGCAGTGCATCACCCAGCCCAGCGTCGCCATGTCGCAGGCGCTGATGGCGGCCAGCGACCTGGTGATCGCCACCGGCGGCCAGCCGATGGTGCGGGCGGCGTACAGCTCGGGCACCCCGGCCTACGGGGTCGGTGCGGGCAACTCGACGATGATCATCGACGAGACCGCGGATGTCGACATCGCGGCTCGGAACAGCCGGATCTCCAAGACCTCCGACTTCGGCTCCGGCTGCTCGGCCGACGGCAACCTGATCATCCACGAGTCCATCTGGGACCAGATGATCGAGTCGCTGCAGAGCGAGGGCGGCTACCTGGCCGAGGGCGATGAGCGGAACGCACTGGAGCGGGTGATGTGGGACGACGAGGCACACCGGCTGCCTGACACGGTGGCGATCGCCCCGGCCAAGCTCGCCGCGGCGGCCGGCTTCGAGGTGCCCGAGTCGACCACCTTCATCTTCGTGAAGGGCGACGGCATCGGCGACGACCACCCGTTCTCCCGGGAGAAGCTGACCACGCTGCTCACCGTGCACCGCTACGAGGGCGAGTTCGAGAACGCACTGGACGCGATGCGGGCGGTCTACGAGGTCGGCGGCAAGGGCCACTCCTGCGGCATCTACACCCACGACGACGACCACATCCACCGGCTCGGCCTGGCCGCTCCGGTGTCGCGGATCATGGTCCGCCAGCCGCAGTCCAAGGCGAACGCGGGTGCCTTCAACAACGGCATGCCGATGACCTCCTCGATGGGCTGCGGCACATGGGGCGGCAACGTCACCTCCGAGAACGTGCACCTGAAGCACTACCTGAACACCACCTGGGTGGCGCGACCGATCCCGGAGGACAAGCCGAGCGACGAAGAGCTCTTCGGCGACTTCTACGACGCCGCGCTCGAGCAGTGA
- a CDS encoding thiamine pyrophosphate-binding protein — MTTDLVSHQLVRYLEHRGVKHIFGLCGHTNIAVLAALSKSDQIEFVNTRHEQLASHAADGYARASKKASVVLSHLGPGLTNAATGVANAALDSVPMVVIAGDIPSHYYGKHPHQEVNLHADGAQSEIYRPFVKRVWRVESPHLIAEILDKAFILAESGRPGPVLVDVPMDIFSREVDVATFDKVMANTQELVKPSLDPATAERIVGNLLAAERPLLHVGGGVVLADATDELAELVDHLQLPVTHSLMGKGVVADDNPCVLGMTGFWGTEFVNEATRNADWILALGTRFAEADSSSWEEKYTFQIPDTKLMQIDIDPAELGRNYPLEIGAVADLKPALAALVTAARKLAPTGVQRPELLAEIKRNHDEFAAGNAAAVASDAWPMRPERILAEAREVLPRDAIITTDVGWNKNGMAQQMDILTPGSVFTPGGFATMGFGAPAALGAKLAAPERVVVSLVGDGGFGANPSLLYTAREKGIAVVWVVMNNNAFGTIAGLEKAHFDTTYGTVFENADGPVETDFGAIARAYGVDGISLTSAAEFKPALADAIARNRPVVIDVPMINVPTPTSGHWNIMDIYSPGAGIHHAATS, encoded by the coding sequence ATGACCACAGACCTCGTCTCGCACCAGCTCGTCCGCTACCTGGAGCACCGCGGCGTCAAACACATCTTCGGTCTCTGCGGGCACACCAACATCGCGGTTTTGGCCGCCTTGTCGAAGTCCGATCAGATCGAGTTCGTCAACACCCGGCACGAACAGCTGGCCTCGCATGCGGCCGACGGGTACGCCCGCGCGTCCAAGAAGGCCTCGGTCGTGCTTTCCCATCTCGGCCCGGGACTGACCAACGCCGCTACCGGGGTGGCCAACGCCGCCCTGGACTCGGTGCCGATGGTGGTGATCGCCGGTGACATCCCGTCGCACTACTACGGCAAGCACCCCCACCAGGAGGTGAACCTGCACGCCGACGGTGCGCAGTCCGAGATCTACCGGCCGTTCGTGAAGCGGGTCTGGCGGGTCGAGTCCCCGCACCTGATCGCCGAGATCTTGGACAAGGCCTTCATCCTGGCCGAAAGCGGCCGACCGGGCCCGGTGCTGGTCGACGTACCGATGGACATCTTCTCCCGTGAGGTCGACGTCGCCACCTTCGACAAGGTGATGGCCAACACCCAGGAGCTGGTCAAGCCCTCGCTCGACCCGGCTACGGCGGAACGGATCGTCGGCAACCTGCTCGCGGCCGAGCGGCCACTGCTGCACGTCGGCGGCGGCGTCGTGCTGGCCGATGCCACCGATGAGCTGGCCGAGCTGGTCGACCATCTCCAGCTCCCGGTCACCCACAGCCTGATGGGCAAGGGCGTGGTCGCCGACGACAACCCGTGCGTGCTCGGCATGACCGGTTTCTGGGGCACCGAGTTCGTCAACGAGGCCACCCGCAACGCGGACTGGATCCTGGCGCTGGGCACCCGCTTCGCCGAGGCGGACAGCTCGTCCTGGGAGGAGAAGTACACCTTCCAGATTCCCGACACGAAGCTGATGCAGATCGACATCGATCCCGCCGAGTTGGGCCGCAACTATCCGCTGGAGATCGGCGCGGTCGCCGACCTCAAGCCCGCTCTGGCCGCCCTTGTCACCGCCGCACGCAAGCTGGCCCCCACCGGGGTACAACGGCCGGAGCTGCTGGCCGAGATCAAGCGCAACCACGACGAGTTCGCCGCGGGCAACGCCGCGGCCGTGGCCAGCGATGCCTGGCCGATGCGGCCGGAGCGGATCCTGGCCGAGGCGCGTGAGGTGCTGCCGCGGGACGCCATCATCACCACCGACGTCGGCTGGAACAAGAACGGCATGGCCCAGCAGATGGATATCTTGACCCCCGGGTCGGTGTTCACCCCCGGCGGCTTCGCCACCATGGGCTTCGGCGCCCCAGCGGCGCTCGGCGCGAAGCTGGCCGCTCCGGAGCGGGTGGTCGTCTCGCTGGTCGGCGACGGTGGCTTCGGCGCCAACCCGAGTCTGCTCTACACCGCGCGGGAGAAGGGCATCGCCGTCGTCTGGGTGGTGATGAACAACAACGCCTTCGGCACCATCGCGGGCCTGGAGAAGGCGCACTTCGACACCACCTACGGCACCGTCTTCGAAAACGCCGACGGCCCGGTGGAGACCGACTTCGGAGCGATCGCCCGGGCGTACGGGGTGGATGGGATCAGCCTCACCAGCGCCGCCGAGTTCAAGCCGGCGCTGGCCGACGCGATCGCCCGGAACCGACCGGTGGTCATCGACGTGCCGATGATCAATGTGCCGACGCCGACCTCGGGGCACTGGAACATCATGGACATCTACTCCCCAGGTGCTGGCATCCATCACGCCGCAACCTCCTGA
- the lgt gene encoding prolipoprotein diacylglyceryl transferase, giving the protein MTGAYLPLFIPSPDTGIWHVFGVPIRAYALCIIAGIIVGGMIASRRWRARGGSPDTLELVIAVGIPCGIVGARIYHVITDYQLYFGPGRDPLDALKIWNGGLGIWGAVALGVLGGYFVARRRQVRFPALLDAVAPGLAVAQAIGRLGNWFNQELFGRPTTLPWGLEIDEQYRPSGYEDYATFHPTFLYELLWNLGVAGVLIWADRKWKLGHGKVFALYVVLYTAGRFWIEALRIDSVNEIGGFRLNNYTSLIVFVVALLWLLWLVKNRPGRELVVEGPEPSEESGIDGDADQAADPAGASSGVDAESTERAGTAESADEKSP; this is encoded by the coding sequence GTGACCGGTGCGTACCTACCCCTCTTCATCCCCAGCCCCGACACGGGCATCTGGCACGTCTTCGGCGTCCCGATCCGTGCGTACGCGTTGTGCATCATCGCCGGCATCATCGTCGGCGGGATGATCGCGAGTCGCCGCTGGCGGGCTCGGGGTGGCAGCCCGGACACGCTCGAGCTGGTGATCGCGGTCGGGATCCCGTGCGGCATCGTCGGTGCCCGGATCTACCACGTGATCACCGACTACCAGCTCTACTTCGGGCCCGGGCGAGATCCGCTCGACGCTTTGAAGATCTGGAACGGCGGACTCGGGATCTGGGGCGCGGTGGCGCTGGGCGTCCTCGGCGGCTATTTCGTGGCGCGCCGTCGACAGGTGCGGTTTCCGGCGCTGCTGGACGCCGTCGCGCCAGGGCTGGCTGTCGCGCAGGCCATCGGCCGGCTCGGCAACTGGTTCAACCAGGAGCTGTTCGGCCGGCCGACCACCCTGCCCTGGGGGCTGGAGATCGATGAGCAGTACCGCCCGTCCGGCTATGAGGACTACGCCACCTTCCATCCGACGTTCCTGTACGAACTGCTGTGGAACCTCGGGGTGGCCGGGGTGTTGATCTGGGCCGACCGGAAGTGGAAGCTCGGGCACGGCAAGGTGTTCGCCCTCTATGTGGTGCTCTACACCGCCGGCCGGTTCTGGATCGAGGCGTTGCGAATCGACTCGGTGAACGAGATCGGCGGCTTCCGGCTGAACAACTACACCTCGTTGATCGTCTTCGTGGTCGCACTCTTGTGGTTGCTGTGGCTGGTGAAGAACCGACCTGGCCGGGAGCTGGTGGTGGAAGGACCCGAGCCGAGCGAGGAGTCTGGCATCGATGGTGACGCCGACCAGGCGGCTGACCCCGCCGGCGCCAGTAGTGGGGTGGACGCCGAGAGCACCGAGAGAGCGGGGACTGCCGAGAGCGCGGATGAAAAGTCGCCGTGA
- a CDS encoding MauE/DoxX family redox-associated membrane protein → MIAPRAQSPRFAALVPWISTLARLIVGVTLLAAGALKVIDLQSSVAAAQAYQLLPPAAAQVLGWVLPFVEVGLGLLLIAGLFTRPVAAVSGVLALVFTAAVISVAARGMSIDCGCFGGGGPVAPGDTHYTFEIIRDLGLAALCGWLVWQPRSRFALDHPPTGPTL, encoded by the coding sequence ATGATCGCGCCCCGGGCCCAGTCGCCGCGCTTCGCCGCGCTGGTGCCCTGGATCTCGACCCTGGCCAGGTTGATCGTGGGCGTCACGCTCTTGGCGGCGGGTGCGCTGAAGGTGATCGATCTGCAGTCCTCGGTAGCCGCCGCGCAGGCCTATCAGCTGCTGCCTCCGGCGGCGGCCCAGGTGCTCGGCTGGGTGTTGCCGTTCGTCGAGGTGGGCCTCGGCCTGTTGCTGATCGCCGGCCTGTTCACCCGGCCTGTGGCGGCGGTCTCCGGGGTATTGGCGCTGGTCTTCACCGCCGCCGTGATCTCGGTGGCGGCCCGGGGGATGAGCATCGACTGCGGCTGCTTCGGTGGCGGTGGTCCGGTGGCGCCGGGCGACACCCACTACACCTTCGAGATCATCCGTGATCTCGGCTTGGCGGCGTTGTGCGGCTGGCTGGTCTGGCAACCGCGCAGTAGGTTCGCACTCGACCACCCACCCACTGGCCCGACCCTGTGA
- a CDS encoding bifunctional shikimate kinase/3-dehydroquinate synthase: MIVLIGFMGAGKTTIGRLLAERLGLPFVDSDLVIEHEQRRTVPELFAEVGETGFRQVEEQTIADLLDGPACVLSLGGGACGSTTTRELLRGHTVVYLHVDLDEALARARGDRYRPLLGRPDLPELYASRLAVYASVATLTSLTTGRRVEDIALEIVSQLTGTTELDGSRGVLVAPPGGSYRVHVGHGLIRQVGRLLPRLPEARRIVVISGAEAHAVGEQLAVAVADRELVVHQLTVPAGSSQTPVKSLATLGELASRLAELAVHRGDLLLGVGGEEICDVVGFLAATYNRGMPLALVPTTLEAQADSAVGGKCSLDLPEGSNLLGLLHQPVLVVSDVELAAARDGADYSAGLAEIAKHALLADRELLKFLIEYGADLVARERIAVTRAVRRSVEIKADIVTSDEREQGARAQLNYGHTFARAFAAAAPAQPGALGLGLMAAAHLSHRLGWLDETEVESHRAVLQALGLPVQATFTVDQLAWALERDKKYRNGWRFILLRGIGHPVTGAQPTRAQVAGALADLAAS, from the coding sequence GTGATCGTCCTGATTGGCTTCATGGGCGCCGGAAAGACGACCATCGGACGGTTGCTTGCCGAGCGGCTGGGCCTGCCGTTCGTCGACAGTGATCTGGTCATCGAACACGAGCAGCGGCGTACCGTCCCGGAACTCTTCGCCGAAGTGGGGGAGACCGGGTTCCGCCAGGTCGAGGAGCAGACCATCGCGGACCTCCTCGATGGACCGGCATGTGTGTTGTCCCTCGGGGGTGGCGCCTGCGGCTCGACGACCACCCGCGAACTGCTTCGCGGCCACACCGTGGTCTACCTGCACGTGGACCTCGACGAGGCGCTGGCCCGGGCGCGCGGTGATCGCTACCGTCCGCTGCTCGGACGACCAGACCTGCCGGAGCTGTACGCCTCACGCCTGGCCGTCTATGCCTCGGTCGCCACCCTGACCTCGCTGACCACCGGTCGCCGGGTCGAGGACATCGCGCTGGAGATCGTCTCCCAGCTGACCGGAACAACCGAGCTCGACGGCAGTCGCGGCGTCCTGGTCGCCCCGCCCGGAGGCTCCTACCGCGTGCACGTGGGCCACGGGCTGATCCGCCAGGTGGGCCGACTGCTGCCGAGACTGCCCGAGGCCCGGCGGATCGTGGTCATCTCAGGTGCCGAGGCCCACGCGGTCGGCGAGCAGCTCGCCGTCGCGGTCGCAGACCGAGAGCTGGTGGTCCATCAGCTCACCGTCCCAGCTGGAAGCAGCCAGACACCGGTCAAGAGCCTCGCGACGCTCGGCGAGCTGGCGAGCCGCCTGGCCGAGCTGGCCGTCCATCGGGGTGATCTGCTGCTTGGTGTCGGCGGCGAGGAGATCTGCGACGTGGTCGGCTTCCTGGCTGCGACCTACAACCGTGGCATGCCGTTGGCGCTGGTCCCCACCACGTTGGAAGCGCAGGCTGACTCGGCGGTCGGCGGCAAGTGCTCCCTGGACCTGCCCGAGGGCAGCAATCTGCTGGGTCTGCTTCATCAGCCGGTCCTGGTGGTCTCCGATGTGGAGCTGGCCGCTGCCCGGGACGGGGCTGACTACTCGGCCGGTCTGGCGGAGATCGCCAAACATGCACTCCTGGCTGACCGCGAGCTGCTGAAGTTCCTGATCGAATATGGTGCCGACCTGGTCGCCCGCGAGCGGATCGCCGTGACTCGAGCGGTACGCCGCAGCGTCGAGATCAAGGCCGACATCGTCACCTCCGACGAGCGTGAGCAAGGTGCTCGAGCCCAGCTGAATTACGGGCACACCTTCGCCCGCGCCTTCGCCGCGGCGGCCCCGGCCCAGCCCGGTGCGCTCGGTCTGGGCCTGATGGCGGCGGCCCACCTGTCTCATCGCCTGGGGTGGCTGGACGAGACCGAGGTCGAATCGCACCGGGCGGTCCTGCAGGCGTTGGGGCTGCCGGTGCAGGCGACCTTCACGGTCGACCAACTCGCCTGGGCCCTGGAGCGCGACAAGAAATACCGCAATGGCTGGCGCTTCATCCTGCTGCGTGGGATCGGCCACCCGGTCACGGGCGCCCAGCCGACACGCGCGCAGGTGGCGGGTGCGTTGGCCGATCTCGCCGCCTCCTGA
- the trpA gene encoding tryptophan synthase subunit alpha gives MSFDLGRSGRLFADIKASGRGALVGFLHVGYPDVATSLAAVKALCGDGPNSDRPGVDLVEVGLPYSDPMMDGVTIQRAGTRALARGVRTKDTFAAVEAVASTGTQAVVMTYWNLIEQYGPDAFSRDLAAAGGSGVITPDLTPDEAEAWLAASDAHGLDRIFLLSPSSTDERIASTLAACRGWVYATAVMGVTGARAQTSSAAPTLVERIRQADPGAMVGVGLGVSTGAQAREITRYADAAIVGSALVATLLAAEAAGTPDDLSGLRAVVDDLAAGVRHHSG, from the coding sequence ATGAGCTTCGACCTCGGCCGCTCCGGTCGGCTGTTCGCCGACATCAAGGCGTCCGGGCGTGGCGCTTTGGTGGGCTTCCTGCACGTGGGCTATCCGGACGTCGCGACCTCCCTGGCAGCCGTCAAAGCGCTCTGCGGCGATGGCCCGAACAGCGACCGCCCGGGCGTCGACCTGGTCGAGGTCGGGCTGCCGTACAGCGATCCGATGATGGATGGTGTCACCATCCAGCGCGCCGGCACCCGGGCGCTGGCCCGTGGGGTCCGGACCAAGGACACCTTCGCCGCCGTCGAGGCGGTCGCCTCCACCGGCACCCAGGCCGTGGTGATGACGTACTGGAATCTGATCGAGCAGTACGGTCCCGACGCCTTCTCCCGCGACCTGGCTGCCGCCGGGGGATCTGGGGTGATCACGCCGGACCTGACTCCGGACGAGGCCGAGGCCTGGCTCGCCGCCTCCGACGCTCACGGACTCGACCGGATCTTCCTGCTCTCACCGTCGTCGACCGACGAGCGGATCGCCAGCACCCTCGCCGCCTGCCGGGGCTGGGTGTACGCGACCGCCGTGATGGGTGTCACTGGTGCTCGGGCGCAGACCTCCTCGGCCGCGCCCACCCTGGTGGAGCGCATCCGGCAGGCCGACCCCGGTGCCATGGTGGGTGTCGGACTCGGCGTGTCCACCGGCGCCCAGGCCCGCGAGATCACCCGCTACGCGGATGCGGCGATCGTCGGCTCGGCACTGGTCGCCACGCTGCTCGCCGCCGAAGCCGCCGGCACGCCCGACGACCTGTCGGGTCTGCGCGCCGTGGTCGACGACCTCGCGGCCGGTGTCCGACACCACTCCGGATGA
- a CDS encoding SDR family oxidoreductase, which translates to MTVSDELAGKTALVTGGNRGLGLEMCRGLGRAGARVLINGRDPERTGSVVAALVAEGLAAEPAVFDAGTVSPEAVESLGSIDILVNNVGQRDRRGALDLPVADFRRLVDIDLTAAYALSRLVAARMVADGVRGGAIVNVTSVVGGILGHRGDVGYAAAKAGLEGLTRAMAADLGEHGIRVNAVAPGAFGTEVNAPMFATPEWQRWVRERTVLGRFGDPAEIAGAVVFLSGPGASYITGQVIVVDGGLTIQY; encoded by the coding sequence GTGACCGTGTCCGATGAGTTGGCCGGGAAGACTGCCCTGGTCACCGGCGGCAATCGGGGTCTCGGCCTGGAGATGTGCCGCGGACTTGGTCGAGCCGGTGCGCGGGTGCTGATCAACGGCCGGGACCCCGAGCGGACCGGATCTGTGGTGGCCGCGCTGGTCGCCGAAGGTCTGGCCGCGGAACCGGCAGTGTTCGATGCCGGCACCGTGAGCCCGGAGGCGGTGGAGTCGCTCGGATCGATCGACATCCTGGTCAACAATGTCGGTCAGCGGGACCGGCGCGGCGCCCTCGACCTGCCGGTCGCCGACTTCCGACGGCTGGTCGACATCGACCTGACCGCGGCGTACGCGCTCAGCCGCTTGGTCGCGGCCCGGATGGTCGCCGACGGCGTACGCGGCGGGGCGATCGTCAATGTGACCTCGGTGGTCGGCGGCATCCTCGGTCATCGCGGCGACGTCGGCTATGCAGCCGCGAAGGCTGGTCTGGAGGGGTTGACCCGAGCGATGGCAGCCGACCTGGGGGAGCACGGCATCCGGGTCAACGCCGTCGCCCCAGGGGCTTTCGGCACCGAGGTCAATGCGCCGATGTTCGCCACCCCGGAGTGGCAGCGCTGGGTCCGCGAGCGCACCGTCCTCGGCCGTTTCGGCGATCCCGCCGAGATCGCCGGTGCCGTGGTCTTCCTGTCCGGTCCCGGCGCGTCGTACATCACCGGTCAGGTGATCGTGGTCGACGGCGGCCTGACCATCCAGTACTGA